A single genomic interval of Juglans regia cultivar Chandler chromosome 1, Walnut 2.0, whole genome shotgun sequence harbors:
- the LOC108996287 gene encoding probable gamma-secretase subunit PEN-2, translated as MIILWRPQHLRSSVPLEFSVVMETSSQTQTTDLGPDPIPNNPNNRNPIPNRSSTMSGSSPVWPTIDGPLGLLEEDSVSYVRRFYKFGFAMLPWLWALNCFSFWPVLLHTRSFPRIHHYVVRSKIGFAVFTAILSSWALTFAIGGERLFRPVWDQLVMYILAERLGLTGWS; from the exons ATGATCAttttgtggcgcccccaacATCTCCGATCCTCCGTACCTTTGGAATTCTCGGTGGTCATGGAGACTAGCTCACAGACCCAAACCACCGATCTCGGTCCCGACCCCATCCCCAACAATCCAAACAACCGGAACCCTATACCTAACCGGAGCTCAACAATGTCGGGCTCTTCTCCTGTCTGGCCCACCATTGACGGTCCGCTGGGCCTGTTGGAGGAAGACTCGGTCAGCTATGTGAGGAGATTCTATAAGTTTGGATTCGCGATGCTGCCCTGGCTTTGGGCACTCAATTGCTTTTCCTTCTGGCCCGTTCTCCTCCACACTCGCTCCTTTCCCCGCATCCACCAct ATGTTGTCAGATCAAAAATTGGGTTTGCTGTATTCACAGCTATTCTTTCGTCATGGGCCCTTACTTTTGCAATTGGAGGGGAGCGTCTCTTCCGACCTGTTTGGGATCAACTTGTAATGTACATTCTCGCTGAGAGATTAGGCTTGACTGGTTGGAGCTAG